From Denitrovibrio acetiphilus DSM 12809, the proteins below share one genomic window:
- a CDS encoding MFS transporter → MADSCKCINRAPAKVKSRELFMLFSLFVVQFLGFSFLLEGLIVIFRKNGLPLEKIGFVYLLGIFMVFKFLWAPFIDRVRLFKGVGHLKGWLVSIQFLLFGVLVLIGMCDVTEHITVIIALSMVVGFLAATHDVALDALVYRLVGESNRGVGNGIKIAGGMMGYMLGGGLALVLYGLLGWSGSFIFMCTLSVLAIGQLLFFKEGEHVSYGKEKIPYHRIILRFWSGRGKMRWLRLMTIYPMGVSLSYFLIGPIMVDVGWSVEKIGFIVNVLGAAVGAATAYICGRMINRLGRKRMLVVLAFMQSLCILMLLLPVFGYSGFWASLAIGSMLLIYAPSSTVLSTIMMDMCSEETPATDFAMQHSLTFLVGIISGIMGTILAGFFGYSLILISASLCSLAGVYLSVRFYSAADTSDETSAAGMMASESLNI, encoded by the coding sequence ATGGCAGATTCATGTAAGTGCATAAACAGAGCGCCTGCAAAAGTTAAGTCGAGAGAGCTTTTTATGCTTTTTTCGCTTTTTGTGGTGCAGTTTCTCGGTTTCAGCTTTTTGCTGGAGGGTCTGATCGTTATATTCAGAAAGAATGGTCTGCCCCTTGAGAAGATTGGCTTTGTTTACCTGCTGGGGATATTTATGGTTTTTAAATTTCTCTGGGCTCCTTTTATAGACAGAGTTCGGCTTTTCAAAGGTGTGGGGCATCTTAAAGGGTGGCTGGTTTCTATTCAGTTTCTTCTCTTTGGTGTTTTAGTACTGATTGGCATGTGTGATGTCACCGAGCATATTACTGTGATAATCGCTTTGAGCATGGTTGTTGGTTTTCTGGCTGCAACACACGACGTCGCACTGGACGCACTTGTTTACAGGTTAGTCGGAGAGAGTAACAGAGGCGTCGGAAACGGAATAAAAATAGCAGGCGGTATGATGGGATACATGCTGGGGGGCGGTTTGGCTCTTGTTCTGTATGGGCTTCTGGGGTGGTCCGGGAGTTTTATTTTTATGTGTACACTCTCTGTTCTGGCTATTGGGCAGCTTCTTTTTTTCAAAGAGGGGGAGCATGTATCTTATGGGAAAGAAAAGATTCCTTATCACAGAATAATTCTACGTTTCTGGAGTGGCAGAGGGAAGATGCGCTGGCTCAGGCTTATGACAATATACCCTATGGGCGTGTCTCTTTCGTATTTTCTGATAGGTCCTATAATGGTTGATGTCGGGTGGTCTGTTGAGAAGATAGGATTTATTGTAAATGTCTTAGGAGCTGCCGTCGGTGCTGCCACTGCTTATATTTGTGGTCGTATGATAAACAGATTAGGCCGCAAGAGAATGCTGGTGGTGTTGGCTTTTATGCAGTCACTATGTATTCTTATGCTCTTGCTGCCTGTTTTTGGGTATAGCGGTTTCTGGGCAAGTCTTGCAATAGGTTCTATGCTGCTGATCTATGCTCCGTCGTCAACTGTTCTGTCAACTATTATGATGGATATGTGTTCTGAAGAAACTCCGGCAACTGATTTCGCCATGCAGCATAGCCTGACTTTTCTGGTAGGGATTATCAGCGGTATTATGGGGACTATACTGGCTGGTTTTTTCGGATACAGCCTGATACTTATTTCTGCGTCGTTATGTTCTCTGGCAGGGGTATATCTTTCTGTAAGGTTCTATAGCGCTGCAGACACGTCTGATGAAACATCCGCTGCCGGAATGATGGCTTCTGAAAGCTTAAACATATGA